In Janthinobacterium sp. 67, a genomic segment contains:
- a CDS encoding helix-turn-helix transcriptional regulator gives MGQSPLLLRRLLRAKDRMDGAPDEDWPVHRLAQVSAVSVAYFAREFKKAFGLPPHRYLLTRRIERATALLRGTDLPITQIALQTGWTSLGTFGRIFRDITGASPGELRMRERSTPHLGEHIPECVMRDAERPNLNIAVLEKRRRKATGKL, from the coding sequence ATGGGTCAGAGTCCCCTGCTATTGCGGCGATTGTTGCGTGCGAAAGATAGAATGGACGGCGCCCCCGATGAGGATTGGCCCGTCCACCGGCTTGCGCAAGTGAGCGCCGTCTCGGTGGCCTACTTCGCGCGCGAATTCAAAAAGGCCTTCGGCCTGCCCCCACACCGCTACTTGCTTACCCGCCGCATCGAACGTGCCACGGCACTGCTGCGCGGCACCGATCTGCCCATTACGCAGATCGCGCTGCAAACCGGCTGGACCAGTCTTGGCACCTTTGGCCGCATCTTCCGCGACATCACGGGCGCAAGCCCGGGCGAGCTGCGAATGCGCGAGCGCTCAACCCCGCACCTGGGCGAGCATATTCCCGAGTGCGTCATGCGCGATGCCGAACGGCCCAATCTGAATATCGCAGTTTTGGAGAAGCGGCGCAGGAAAGCCACTGGCAAACTGTAG
- a CDS encoding S9 family peptidase → MRLVLPLLPPLLLSLLPAAHAAPSSTATAPTPITLDQAMADPDWIGTPVEAAWWGWNGQLYYKQKRLGSPLRDTFQVAGANARLNSGKQVDDAQLANLDGQQMVVNRAGTRAILLRNGDLFERDLKNGALTQITRGVTAISDPQYSSDGGAVQYRSGTDWFSWNRAERLSAPVALLRAAKDPDAKPEADALRELQLRLIVNLARQKEDRDANRERRHEERRLDATRAPEPIYLGEKVTISGGALSPDGRWLLFVTQDKAAEKGKLGKLARYVTETGYPEADDERTRVGRNMPIAQSLTLADLRTGQVREIAFDSLPGIAVDPLAALRAEQKLPPLKGNRPVRIDAQRDGIAWTDDGSKAAVRIRAIDNKDGWLASVDLANGALVPVHRISDTAWVNRRAEEFGWLPDNATLWYLSEESGYAHLYTKTGAAPARALTSGQWEVSAVEWSRDGRTAYFLCNRQAPGTYEVCASTARDGGAREVTNLKGVENFGLSPDGGKLLLRYSTSYMPAQLATISVAGGKATILTDTRSDAFKARNWVMPELVQVPSTHGAAPIWAKLYRPAQLEAGKRYPIVMFAHGAGYLQNVTERYPVYFREQMFHNLLVEQGYIVLDVDYRASLGYGSAWRTAIYRQMGHPELEDFIDGANWLAQQHQGDIRNVGIYGGSYGGFMSLMALMRAPDVFKSGAALRPVTDWTTYNHEYTANILNTPDIDPQAYKISSPIEYADKLTGNLLIAHGMIDDNVFYQDSVRLSQRLIELKKDNWEMASYPMERHGFVQPEAWYDEYRRIYQLFQRTLK, encoded by the coding sequence ATGCGTCTGGTTCTTCCCCTGCTGCCGCCCCTGCTGCTCTCTCTGCTGCCCGCCGCGCATGCGGCCCCTTCCTCCACCGCCACCGCGCCCACGCCGATCACGCTGGACCAGGCCATGGCCGATCCCGACTGGATCGGCACCCCCGTCGAAGCGGCATGGTGGGGCTGGAATGGCCAGCTGTATTACAAGCAAAAACGCCTCGGCTCGCCCCTGCGCGACACGTTTCAAGTCGCCGGCGCGAACGCCAGACTCAATAGCGGCAAGCAGGTCGACGATGCGCAGCTGGCCAATCTCGATGGCCAGCAGATGGTCGTCAACCGGGCCGGCACGCGCGCCATCCTGCTGCGCAACGGCGACCTGTTCGAGCGCGACCTGAAAAACGGCGCCCTGACGCAAATCACGCGCGGTGTGACGGCCATCAGCGACCCGCAATATTCCAGCGACGGCGGCGCCGTGCAATACCGCAGCGGCACGGACTGGTTCAGCTGGAACCGCGCGGAGCGCCTGAGCGCCCCCGTGGCCCTGCTGCGCGCGGCCAAGGACCCGGACGCCAAGCCGGAAGCGGACGCCCTGCGCGAATTGCAACTGCGCCTGATCGTCAACCTGGCGCGCCAGAAGGAAGACCGCGACGCAAACCGCGAACGCCGCCACGAAGAGCGCCGCCTGGACGCCACGCGCGCGCCGGAACCGATCTACCTGGGCGAGAAAGTGACGATTTCCGGCGGCGCCCTGTCGCCGGACGGCCGCTGGCTGCTGTTCGTCACGCAAGACAAGGCCGCCGAAAAGGGCAAGCTGGGCAAACTGGCCCGCTACGTGACGGAAACGGGCTACCCGGAAGCGGACGACGAACGCACGCGCGTGGGCCGCAACATGCCGATTGCGCAAAGCCTGACACTGGCCGACCTGCGCACGGGCCAGGTGCGCGAGATCGCCTTTGACAGCCTGCCGGGCATCGCCGTCGACCCGCTGGCAGCCTTGCGCGCCGAACAGAAACTGCCGCCCCTGAAAGGCAACCGTCCCGTGCGCATCGATGCCCAGCGCGACGGCATCGCCTGGACCGATGACGGCAGCAAGGCCGCCGTGCGCATCCGCGCCATCGACAACAAGGACGGCTGGCTCGCCAGCGTCGACCTGGCCAATGGCGCCCTCGTGCCCGTGCACCGCATCAGCGATACGGCCTGGGTCAACCGCCGCGCCGAGGAATTCGGCTGGCTGCCCGACAACGCCACCTTGTGGTATCTGTCCGAAGAAAGCGGCTACGCCCACCTGTACACGAAAACGGGCGCGGCCCCGGCACGCGCACTGACCAGCGGCCAGTGGGAAGTGAGCGCCGTCGAGTGGAGCCGCGACGGCAGGACCGCCTATTTTCTGTGCAACCGGCAGGCGCCAGGCACGTATGAAGTGTGCGCCAGCACGGCCAGGGATGGCGGCGCGCGCGAAGTCACGAATTTGAAAGGCGTGGAAAATTTCGGCCTGTCACCCGATGGCGGCAAGCTGCTGCTGCGCTATTCGACCAGCTATATGCCGGCCCAGCTGGCCACGATTTCCGTTGCCGGCGGCAAGGCGACTATCCTCACGGATACGCGCAGCGACGCCTTCAAGGCGCGCAACTGGGTCATGCCGGAACTGGTGCAAGTGCCCTCCACGCATGGCGCGGCGCCGATCTGGGCCAAGCTGTACCGGCCCGCGCAGCTGGAAGCGGGCAAGCGCTATCCGATCGTCATGTTCGCGCACGGCGCCGGCTACCTGCAGAACGTGACCGAGCGCTATCCCGTCTACTTCCGCGAACAGATGTTTCACAATCTGCTGGTCGAGCAAGGCTACATCGTGCTCGACGTCGACTACCGCGCCTCGCTCGGCTACGGCAGCGCCTGGCGCACGGCCATCTACCGCCAGATGGGCCACCCGGAACTGGAAGATTTCATCGATGGCGCCAACTGGCTGGCGCAGCAGCACCAGGGCGACATCCGGAACGTGGGCATCTATGGCGGCAGCTATGGCGGCTTCATGAGCCTGATGGCCCTGATGCGCGCGCCGGACGTCTTCAAGTCGGGCGCCGCCCTGCGCCCCGTGACGGACTGGACCACCTACAATCACGAGTACACGGCCAACATCCTGAACACGCCGGACATCGATCCGCAAGCGTATAAAATCTCGTCGCCGATCGAATACGCGGACAAGCTGACGGGCAACCTGCTGATCGCCCACGGCATGATCGACGACAACGTGTTTTACCAGGACTCCGTGCGCCTGTCGCAGCGCCTGATCGAGCTGAAAAAGGATAACTGGGAAATGGCCAGCTACCCGATGGAGCGCCACGGCTTCGTGCAGCCGGAAGCGTGGTATGACGAATACCGCCGCATCTATCAGTTGTTCCAGCGCACGCTGAAATAA
- the ptsJ gene encoding MocR-like B6 salvage transcription factor PtsJ, whose protein sequence is MKIAGKTAAELFDCIRALTQAGELLPGQELPTVRELAATLGVNRNTVSLAYQRLVTAGIAVTQGRLGTAIRAQRDPGEQEGLLPGSPLADVGGGNPNLAWLPDVGAALARKPYRPRLYGEATVDPELEVLARRWMAGDCPEGHDITVTNGAVDAVERLLGAYLAAGDKVAVEDPCFVSSINTLRIAGLHAVGVAVDAEGMQAGALERALAQGAQAVIVTPRAHNPTSCSLSAARADQLRAVLAAYPHVLVIVDDHFSLLSTAGYQDVIPPAARRWALIRSVSKIFGPDLRLAVVASDGQTAHRLRLRLAPGTNWVSHLLQDAVSACLSSPDVSAQVVLARADYARRRDMVAVALAAQGLVCAGPADGLNLWLPLPDSSQAAVLALARHGWLVRGGEAFGVQAPAHGLRITVSSIDEAGAQAFARVLAQVLGRP, encoded by the coding sequence GTGAAGATTGCCGGAAAAACCGCCGCTGAACTGTTCGACTGCATCCGCGCGCTGACGCAGGCGGGCGAATTGCTGCCGGGTCAGGAGTTGCCGACCGTGCGCGAGCTGGCCGCGACCTTGGGCGTCAACCGCAATACCGTGTCGCTCGCGTACCAGCGCCTGGTGACGGCCGGCATCGCGGTCACGCAAGGGCGTCTGGGCACGGCCATCCGCGCGCAGCGCGATCCCGGCGAGCAGGAAGGCTTGCTTCCCGGTTCGCCCTTGGCCGACGTGGGCGGCGGCAATCCGAACCTGGCCTGGCTGCCCGACGTCGGCGCGGCCCTGGCGCGCAAGCCATATCGTCCGCGCCTGTATGGCGAGGCCACCGTCGACCCGGAACTGGAAGTGCTGGCGAGGCGCTGGATGGCCGGCGATTGCCCCGAAGGCCACGACATCACCGTGACGAATGGGGCCGTCGATGCGGTCGAGCGCCTCCTGGGGGCGTACCTGGCCGCAGGCGACAAGGTGGCCGTGGAAGACCCGTGCTTCGTCAGCAGCATCAACACCTTGCGCATCGCCGGGCTGCACGCCGTTGGCGTGGCCGTCGATGCCGAGGGCATGCAGGCCGGGGCGCTGGAGCGGGCGCTGGCGCAAGGCGCGCAAGCCGTCATCGTGACGCCGCGCGCGCACAATCCCACCAGCTGCAGCCTGAGCGCGGCGCGCGCGGACCAGCTGCGCGCGGTGCTGGCCGCCTACCCGCACGTGCTGGTCATCGTCGACGACCATTTCTCGCTGCTGTCCACGGCCGGCTACCAGGACGTGATACCCCCTGCGGCCCGGCGCTGGGCGCTGATCCGTTCCGTGTCGAAGATCTTCGGCCCCGACCTGCGCCTGGCCGTCGTCGCCAGCGACGGGCAGACTGCCCACCGCCTGCGCCTGCGCCTGGCGCCCGGCACGAACTGGGTCAGCCATCTCTTGCAGGATGCCGTCAGCGCTTGCCTGTCGTCGCCCGACGTGTCCGCGCAGGTGGTCCTGGCCCGCGCCGACTATGCGCGCCGCCGCGACATGGTGGCGGTGGCGCTGGCGGCGCAAGGCCTGGTCTGCGCAGGTCCCGCCGATGGCCTGAACCTGTGGCTGCCGCTGCCGGACAGCAGCCAGGCGGCCGTGCTGGCGCTGGCCCGGCATGGCTGGCTGGTGCGCGGCGGCGAAGCCTTCGGCGTGCAGGCGCCGGCGCACGGATTGCGGATCACCGTGTCGAGCATCGATGAAGCGGGCGCGCAGGCCTTCGCCCGCGTGCTGGCCCAAGTGCTGGGCCGGCCATAG
- a CDS encoding YggS family pyridoxal phosphate-dependent enzyme — translation MNKDTPLLTPTMHERHGRWPQAVSVDDFRRNLAAVHARMAAACQRIGRDPSGVRLLPVSKTKPEASLRLAYAAGCRMLGENKPQEADRKWEAMADLADLQWSVIGHLQTNKAKLVARFASEFQALDSLRVAEALERRLQAEGRGLDVFVQVNTSGEASKYGLPPDEVAAFLRELSAFPSLRVRGLMTLALLSAEAVRVRRCFVLLRELRDRLRQDAPDGVSLDELSMGMSGDYEIAIEEGATVVRVGQAIFGARDTPDSHYWPTAEGGRAVNHAE, via the coding sequence ATGAACAAAGACACTCCCCTGCTCACTCCCACCATGCACGAGCGGCATGGGCGCTGGCCGCAAGCCGTGTCGGTGGACGACTTCCGCCGCAATCTGGCGGCAGTGCATGCGCGCATGGCGGCCGCCTGCCAGCGGATCGGGCGCGATCCGTCCGGCGTGCGTCTGCTGCCCGTCAGCAAGACCAAGCCCGAGGCGAGCCTGCGCCTGGCCTACGCCGCCGGTTGCCGCATGCTGGGAGAAAACAAGCCGCAGGAGGCGGACCGAAAATGGGAAGCGATGGCGGACCTGGCCGACCTGCAATGGTCGGTGATCGGCCATTTGCAGACCAACAAGGCCAAGCTGGTGGCGCGCTTTGCCAGCGAATTCCAGGCGCTCGACAGCCTGCGCGTGGCCGAGGCGCTGGAACGGCGCCTGCAAGCGGAAGGGCGCGGGCTCGACGTGTTCGTGCAAGTAAACACCTCGGGAGAAGCCAGCAAGTACGGCTTGCCGCCGGACGAGGTCGCCGCTTTCCTGCGCGAGCTGTCCGCCTTCCCGTCGCTGCGCGTGCGCGGACTCATGACATTGGCGCTGTTGTCGGCGGAAGCCGTGCGCGTGCGCCGCTGCTTCGTGCTGCTGCGCGAATTGCGCGACCGGCTGCGCCAGGATGCCCCCGATGGCGTCAGTCTGGACGAGCTGTCGATGGGCATGTCCGGCGATTATGAAATCGCCATCGAAGAAGGCGCCACCGTCGTGCGCGTCGGCCAGGCCATCTTCGGCGCGCGGGACACGCCCGATAGCCACTACTGGCCGACAGCGGAAGGTGGTCGCGCCGTCAATCATGCCGAATGA
- a CDS encoding glutamine amidotransferase-related protein — MKVHFIVHEAFEAPGAYGTWVRERGHEATYSRVYALEPLPASIADIDLLVVLGGPQSPSTTREECPHFDAAAEQALIAACAAAGKAVVGVCLGAQLIGAALGAPHAHSPEKEIGKFPIMLTADGKANGKFAHVGDVLETGHWHSDMPGLTGNAKVIAYSEGCPRQIVEYGNLVYGFQCHMEFTPEVVELLIAASEAELATLASHRYVQQPAILRAHDWQAMNGQLFIFLDRLMQAYAAQ; from the coding sequence ATGAAAGTCCATTTCATCGTGCATGAAGCGTTCGAGGCGCCGGGCGCCTATGGGACCTGGGTGCGCGAGCGCGGCCACGAGGCCACGTATTCCCGCGTTTATGCCCTCGAGCCGCTGCCCGCTTCCATCGCGGACATCGACCTGCTGGTCGTCCTGGGCGGTCCGCAGTCGCCGTCGACGACGCGCGAGGAGTGTCCGCATTTCGATGCGGCAGCCGAACAGGCCCTGATTGCCGCATGCGCCGCGGCGGGCAAGGCGGTGGTCGGCGTTTGCCTGGGCGCGCAGCTGATCGGCGCGGCCCTGGGAGCGCCCCATGCGCACAGTCCTGAAAAGGAAATCGGCAAGTTTCCCATCATGCTGACGGCGGACGGAAAGGCGAACGGCAAGTTCGCGCATGTCGGCGACGTCCTGGAAACGGGGCATTGGCACAGCGACATGCCGGGCCTGACCGGCAATGCGAAAGTCATCGCCTATAGCGAAGGCTGCCCGCGCCAGATCGTCGAATACGGCAATCTGGTGTACGGCTTCCAGTGCCACATGGAGTTCACGCCGGAAGTGGTCGAGCTGCTGATCGCCGCGTCGGAAGCAGAACTGGCCACGCTGGCGTCGCACCGCTACGTGCAGCAGCCAGCGATCCTGCGCGCCCACGACTGGCAAGCCATGAACGGCCAGCTTTTTATCTTCCTTGACCGCCTGATGCAGGCGTACGCGGCGCAATAA
- a CDS encoding PEP-CTERM sorting domain-containing protein, whose translation MNLKKVVIALALACGAAHASAMTVNADYSQLGTVYQNLSGMLSNTHSTGATDVTSLFQYNTQTALNYWSNAVLLPLTTTITFKLGDLSSRSAAGTSIIDTTDANGRPLTTTIIVDNTATSLFLDTTPTDNSEFNIASVNATLGGGSVNISRFGAANTTAASGGYDFLTLILHEAEHSLGFSSGTQRFDNVINATGDMLEISSSLSGLPASFGVAVSGTHIDGIADNGFFNNTSLALPGFNAGERALLSGVDILAVCQIQGCTSSQINLDPSATVSPVPEPTSWAMMILGLATVIGFGRRRARPAPNNALMSA comes from the coding sequence ATGAATTTGAAAAAGGTTGTTATTGCTTTAGCTTTGGCTTGTGGTGCGGCACACGCATCGGCAATGACCGTGAACGCCGACTACTCGCAGCTTGGCACCGTGTATCAAAACCTCTCGGGCATGCTGTCGAACACCCACTCCACAGGCGCGACCGATGTCACCAGCCTGTTTCAATACAACACTCAGACCGCTCTGAACTATTGGAGCAATGCGGTCCTGCTGCCATTGACGACCACCATTACTTTCAAGCTGGGCGATCTTTCGAGCCGTTCGGCAGCTGGAACCTCCATTATCGACACGACTGATGCCAATGGTCGTCCTTTAACGACGACCATCATTGTCGATAACACGGCAACCTCCTTGTTTTTGGACACAACGCCAACCGACAACTCCGAGTTCAACATCGCGTCGGTCAATGCTACACTGGGCGGCGGCAGTGTTAACATCAGCCGGTTTGGCGCTGCGAACACAACAGCCGCCTCTGGCGGGTATGATTTTCTGACGCTGATACTGCACGAGGCAGAGCACTCGCTGGGCTTTTCATCCGGTACTCAACGTTTTGACAACGTCATCAATGCAACGGGAGATATGTTGGAAATTTCCTCATCGCTTTCCGGCTTACCCGCCAGCTTTGGCGTGGCCGTCAGCGGCACCCATATTGACGGTATTGCCGACAACGGGTTCTTCAACAACACCTCGTTGGCCTTGCCAGGTTTTAATGCCGGCGAACGTGCTTTGCTGTCGGGCGTAGACATCCTGGCCGTGTGCCAGATCCAGGGCTGCACCAGCTCGCAGATCAACCTCGACCCGAGCGCAACTGTTTCTCCAGTACCGGAACCGACATCCTGGGCCATGATGATCTTGGGCCTGGCCACGGTTATCGGCTTTGGCCGCCGTCGCGCACGCCCGGCACCCAACAATGCACTGATGAGCGCCTAA
- a CDS encoding VOC family protein has protein sequence MTQSVNVVGLYVRDQEEALAFYVEKLGFRVHTDVRNGDYRWLTVQPADQPSFQLGLFLPGPPIHDAATAQALHEIVAKGAMPPLVLLVDDCRAAYERLSKCGVEFTQEPVDRYGQVDAGFRDPSGNGWKMIGAAAKSPVRTSP, from the coding sequence ATGACTCAAAGTGTGAATGTGGTCGGCCTGTATGTGCGCGACCAGGAAGAAGCGCTTGCGTTCTACGTCGAAAAATTGGGATTTCGCGTCCACACGGACGTCCGAAATGGCGACTATCGCTGGCTGACGGTGCAGCCTGCGGACCAGCCATCTTTCCAACTCGGCTTGTTCCTTCCCGGACCGCCGATACATGACGCGGCAACCGCGCAAGCCCTGCATGAAATCGTCGCGAAGGGAGCCATGCCGCCCCTGGTGCTGCTGGTGGACGACTGCCGCGCCGCATACGAGCGCCTGAGCAAATGCGGCGTCGAATTCACGCAGGAACCCGTGGATCGCTACGGCCAGGTGGATGCCGGCTTTCGCGACCCTTCCGGCAATGGATGGAAAATGATCGGGGCCGCGGCCAAATCGCCTGTGCGGACATCGCCATGA
- a CDS encoding DUF2058 domain-containing protein: MVSLQEQFLKAGLVDKKKVKLANQDKSKQKKDERKSGTQSVDEVRLAALETQRKNAERARELNAQRDAAANQKAIVAQIAQMVQKNRQSKGNNGDVPYNFTFNNKIERIYVTAAVQAHLVAGRLVIVCLGGAVELVPRVIADKIAERDPAIVVRVKQASTEVDEDDPYAAFQIPDDLMW, encoded by the coding sequence ATGGTCTCGTTGCAAGAGCAGTTTTTAAAGGCCGGCCTGGTCGACAAGAAGAAGGTCAAACTGGCCAACCAGGACAAGAGCAAGCAGAAAAAGGACGAGCGCAAGAGCGGCACGCAAAGCGTCGACGAGGTGCGCCTGGCCGCGCTCGAGACCCAGCGCAAGAACGCGGAACGCGCGCGCGAACTGAACGCCCAGCGCGACGCGGCCGCCAACCAGAAAGCCATCGTGGCGCAGATCGCGCAAATGGTGCAAAAGAACCGCCAGAGCAAGGGCAACAACGGCGACGTGCCATACAACTTTACATTTAATAACAAGATCGAGCGCATCTACGTCACGGCCGCCGTGCAGGCCCACCTGGTGGCGGGCCGCCTGGTCATCGTCTGCCTGGGCGGCGCCGTGGAACTGGTGCCGCGCGTCATCGCCGACAAGATCGCCGAACGCGACCCCGCCATCGTCGTGCGCGTGAAACAGGCCAGCACGGAAGTCGATGAGGACGATCCGTATGCGGCGTTCCAGATTCCCGATGATTTGATGTGGTAA
- a CDS encoding putative bifunctional diguanylate cyclase/phosphodiesterase, translating into MAASNDLAHWRGQIFTRLLQAVLLLGVATAIPSALLAAREAIWSIVALDLLAIGWIGAIWHWRAMPYHWRVWQFLIVAYLVGVGLLLKIGPVSQIYMMLMPVLAALLLGMRPALSTLALTSLTIFLLGLHPDVALHVQGVPDSPVLRALIVALNFLFIAAVLTLSCAFLLRHLERSSQALSQLNADLRLTATALARLNDMVMIAEVADATADATPATRIIFVNDAFERSSGYARAEVMGRSLLFQQGPATDAGELARIAAAMARAQPARAELLNYDKAGKAYWVEAELVPFTDADGRQTHWVAVEREIDERKKSEADIHRLAFYDVLTGLPNRRLLMDRIGHLLAAAPRDQSISALMFIDLDHFKHINDARGHATGDALLRLAGERLAQLMRKADTVARIGGDEFVVLLAHLANDLDSAARAAAQVAEKIRAAIARDFEIGAQSYHCSASIGVTLLPKMEQQAHDLLREADIAMYRAKAEGRNGIAFFEAAMQAGVERRLTLERALARALDDGALCMHVQPQLDRHGRVTGAELLMRWPQADGSHIAPGVFIPIAEESGLIVRLGHWALREACRAARVLAQAGQPVALSVNVSPAQFRQPDFASRVQAALAEHGTPAGALILELTEGLLIDQRDASLARMRALAELGIRFSIDDFGTGYSSLAYLTSMPLYELKIDKRFIDDTPHDARGTAIVQAILAMARHLGLRVVAEGVETQEQADFLIAHDCDGLQGYLYARPMPLPDFLTWLAGRQA; encoded by the coding sequence GTGGCCGCGTCGAACGATCTCGCGCACTGGCGCGGACAGATTTTTACGCGCCTGCTGCAGGCGGTGCTGCTGCTGGGCGTGGCGACGGCCATCCCCAGCGCCCTGCTGGCCGCGCGCGAAGCTATCTGGTCCATAGTCGCCCTCGACTTGCTGGCCATCGGCTGGATCGGCGCCATCTGGCATTGGCGCGCCATGCCCTACCACTGGCGCGTATGGCAATTTCTCATCGTCGCCTATCTCGTGGGCGTGGGCCTGCTGCTGAAAATCGGCCCCGTCAGCCAGATCTACATGATGCTCATGCCCGTGCTGGCGGCCCTGCTGCTGGGCATGCGGCCAGCCTTGTCGACCCTGGCCCTGACGTCGCTGACCATCTTCCTGCTCGGCCTGCATCCCGACGTGGCTCTGCACGTGCAGGGCGTGCCCGATTCGCCCGTGCTGCGCGCGCTGATCGTGGCCCTGAACTTCCTGTTCATCGCCGCCGTGCTGACCCTGTCCTGCGCCTTCCTGCTGCGCCACCTGGAACGCAGCAGCCAGGCCCTGTCGCAGCTGAATGCCGACCTGCGCTTGACGGCCACGGCGCTGGCCCGCCTGAACGACATGGTGATGATCGCCGAAGTGGCCGATGCCACCGCCGACGCAACGCCGGCCACGCGCATCATCTTCGTCAACGACGCCTTCGAGCGCAGCAGCGGCTATGCGCGCGCCGAGGTAATGGGCCGCAGCCTGCTGTTCCAGCAGGGTCCCGCCACCGATGCGGGCGAGCTGGCGCGCATCGCCGCCGCCATGGCCCGCGCCCAGCCGGCACGCGCGGAGCTGCTGAACTACGACAAGGCCGGCAAGGCGTACTGGGTCGAGGCGGAACTGGTGCCGTTCACGGATGCGGACGGCAGGCAGACGCACTGGGTGGCCGTCGAGCGCGAAATCGACGAGCGCAAGAAATCGGAAGCGGACATCCACCGCCTGGCCTTCTACGACGTGCTGACGGGCCTGCCCAACCGGCGCCTGCTGATGGACCGCATCGGCCACCTGCTGGCCGCCGCGCCGCGCGACCAGTCCATCAGCGCGCTGATGTTCATCGACCTCGATCACTTCAAGCACATCAACGACGCGCGCGGCCACGCCACGGGCGACGCGCTGCTGCGCCTGGCGGGAGAACGGCTGGCGCAGCTGATGCGCAAGGCCGACACGGTGGCGCGCATCGGCGGCGATGAATTCGTCGTGCTGCTGGCGCACCTGGCCAATGACCTGGACAGCGCCGCCCGCGCGGCGGCCCAGGTGGCCGAGAAAATCCGCGCCGCCATCGCGCGCGACTTCGAGATCGGCGCGCAGTCCTATCATTGCAGCGCCAGCATCGGCGTGACCCTGCTGCCGAAAATGGAGCAGCAGGCACACGACCTGCTGCGCGAAGCGGACATCGCCATGTACCGCGCCAAGGCGGAAGGGCGCAACGGCATCGCCTTCTTCGAAGCGGCCATGCAGGCGGGCGTGGAGCGTCGCCTGACCCTGGAACGGGCACTGGCGCGCGCCCTCGATGACGGTGCCTTATGCATGCACGTGCAGCCGCAGCTCGACCGCCATGGCCGGGTGACGGGCGCCGAACTGCTGATGCGCTGGCCGCAGGCGGACGGCAGCCATATCGCGCCCGGCGTGTTCATTCCGATTGCCGAGGAATCGGGGCTGATCGTCAGGCTCGGCCACTGGGCGCTGCGCGAAGCATGCCGCGCCGCCAGGGTGCTGGCGCAGGCGGGACAGCCCGTCGCACTGTCGGTGAACGTCAGCCCGGCCCAGTTTCGCCAGCCCGATTTCGCTTCCCGCGTACAGGCGGCGCTGGCCGAACACGGCACGCCGGCCGGCGCCCTGATCCTGGAATTGACGGAGGGTTTGCTGATCGACCAGCGCGACGCCTCGCTGGCGCGCATGCGCGCACTGGCGGAGCTGGGCATCCGCTTTTCCATCGACGATTTCGGCACCGGTTATTCCAGCCTCGCCTACCTGACCTCGATGCCGCTGTACGAACTCAAAATCGACAAGCGCTTCATCGACGACACGCCGCACGATGCGCGCGGCACGGCCATCGTGCAAGCGATCCTGGCCATGGCGCGCCACCTGGGCTTGCGCGTCGTGGCCGAAGGCGTGGAAACGCAGGAGCAGGCCGATTTTTTGATCGCCCACGATTGCGACGGTTTGCAAGGCTACCTGTACGCACGGCCCATGCCCTTGCCCGACTTCCTGACCTGGCTGGCCGGGCGTCAAGCTTAG
- a CDS encoding PsiF family protein, translating into MKQLIALCIATAFASTAFAAAPEAAPVAKTAQQSKMTTCNADAAGKKGDERKTFMKECLSAKPAPAMTQQNKMKACNVDAKDMKGDARKAFMKECLSAPKK; encoded by the coding sequence ATGAAACAATTAATCGCCCTCTGCATCGCCACCGCGTTTGCCAGCACCGCCTTTGCCGCCGCACCGGAAGCGGCGCCCGTCGCCAAGACGGCCCAACAGTCAAAAATGACGACCTGCAATGCGGATGCGGCCGGCAAGAAAGGCGACGAGCGCAAGACCTTCATGAAAGAATGCCTAAGCGCCAAGCCGGCGCCGGCCATGACGCAGCAAAACAAGATGAAAGCGTGCAATGTCGACGCCAAGGACATGAAGGGCGATGCCCGCAAGGCCTTCATGAAGGAATGCCTGAGCGCGCCGAAGAAATAA